The DNA sequence TCCTGGGGCAAAACTGTGTCAGAGCAGTGTCCTGAGTGCATTAGGATGGTTATTTTGCTTGGGGCATCTTAAATACCGGTGGAATTTGAATGCAGCTGGCAGGAGTTGCCTGTATGTTTGTTGTGAGGGATGCAGTGACTGGCACATGCTTTTGCTTGTGCAGGAATGAATGACCAGACCTTCCCTTTGCTCCTGTTGTGTCAGGTTTTGCCTAATAGGTCTTAGTTTTTACTCTTCTTTTCAGGTACCTTTGCTGAGAGGTGGCAGAGCAGCCTCAGGACATCACCACGATGGAGGATCACGCACCTGGCCAGGAAAAACACTTCTCATCAGGTGAGCACGTCCAGGAGGTGGTGGAAGGACCTGCCTGGCCCACTGCTGAGCTcagtggggagagggagagcagcGTGGTGGTACGAGGGGTCCTTGGGGACAgccttctgtgtgtgtgtggaaggACACTGTGGGtcagctggctgcagccagtgcGCCGTGGGGAGCCCAGCAGATGCTCCAGCATTCACAGTCGTAGGAGAATGCTGCTTGTGGACATCATTGTCCAGCACGAGCAGAACAACCCCTGGTATCCAGACTGGGGGTGATCCcgctgctgcagctttgcaaGTGTCTGTTTGTGTTCACTCCTCAGTTTGCTatgaaaacacagcactgttttTATTTGGGGTCACAGCTCAAGGATGCTGCTTGCTGCCTGCTTTCCTCACctgcacagggacacggggacagctGAACAGAGAGCTCTGGGAGTGGGGGCCATGCCAGAGTCTTCCTCACCATATTTCAGACCTGCATTTCTCcagaagcttttcctttctcattccGCCATGCTCCGCAATTGAGCTTGGAAACCCGCACAGCGCCAGCAAACCTGGTGGGACTCACTCCTGGCTATGCTCCATATAAACATcatcttaatttccttttcttgagGTGCTTTGGACACCTCTTACACCAGATAAATGGATGGCCTCCATCCTGGAGAGCGTCCACAGCATCCATTCATCCCGGGCCCTGTAGCGCATTGCGGTCCGATAGCTCCTCTCAGCTTGTTTCACACATCACAGGTTCCTGGGGATTTCGCTTCTTCTTTTCCAAACCCGTTTTCCCAGCTCTCATTTGATTTGCCTGCAGCCTTGCTGAGAGGAGACTTGTGCCTCTTGCCCTGCTCTTCCAGAAGACTTTTGCCACCGCTTCTTGGCACAGAATGTTGTCCTGCACTGAGCCCGTTACAAACACGGGCTGGTTTGCAGTCCTGGGAGtgctcagcctgctctgggaGGGAGAGGACAACAGTGACTCGGAAGCTGCACATCTTTCCTCCTTACGTTGCTGAGATCTCCTTGCCTGCTTGTGCCATGCTTTGCTGTTTCTGCCTGTCCAGTTCACtgggcttttcttttgctgatggGTTTCCGCTTGTTCCTTTTGGTGGTGACACTGGTGCTTTTGGTTGGCATTTTCACGCTTTGCTTGCTTTTAGTTCAGGTGGTTTTtactctccagctgcagctttttgctgctgtggaTCTGGGCAATCAGAGTCGGTAACCCCCAGGCCCCAGTTCATAGCCAAGGACTTGTTGTAAGTATTTGAATGTTTTCCAGGCTATCCCCTTCAGATACCAGTCGATGACGGATCGGATGAGCCTGTTTCTGAAACATCTGATGCTAAGAGCACCCCAACTACAGAAGGTGGGAGCTCTTTGACTTTCTGCTTTGAAACCATGATGGATGGGGTCGTGGTAAACCTTGCCACAGActccctgtgctgtgtcctggtgGGGTTTCTCAGGAGGAGAAAATGCTCTTCATTAGTCTTGTCACTGGTGGTGTTTGCCATGCTGCAGAATGAGATAATGAGCTTTAAAGGTGGAGAGTGGGCTGGAAAGCAAGAAAGGTGAAGTGTTCATTACACCTCAGGAAGTTGCTTGTGGTTTGTTTCCTGCAGACTTCTTACACGGGCACTGCAAGGTCCCGGCAGTGCAGCCAGGAGCAGTCCTGTGTTGTGTGACACAGGTCTGTGTCACTGTGCTCCCCGAGCCCTGAATGCCTTGTGGGTAGAAAGACACTAATTCCAGAATGGTCCAGAGACTTGTTCACTGTTGTAATTACCTTCACTTTTTGCGTTCCTCTGGCTGCTTTAATCCCGAGTATCTGCCTTTGGAGACTTGAGGTAGAGGCTTTAGCTTGCAAAATTGTTCTGAAAGGAAGGAATGGTGGGCAGAGATGCCAAGCAgtccagccctgtcctgctaGAGGCGTGGGCTGACTGATTGTCTGGAAGGTGCCTCAAGAAATCGGGACATAAAACCTGGTTGGTGCAGGAGGGGATGGTATCCTGCTTTCCAGTTGGATTGGGACTGTCAGGATGAGCAGACACCCCTCTGGTAGGTGGAGCCAGGTGTCTGTCTGTCCCAGAACATGATGCAGCCACAGTGGGGTGTTTTATGAAGGTGTCCTGTGGGAGttgctctgtcctgctccagagcagcctAGTCCCCATGCAGGGttgctgtgcctgtgcatcAGGCACCAGTGGCTGCTTTTAGCTGTGGATTTTTGGACAAAAAGGCAAAGCCCTCAGAAGCATAGGGAGCCCATTGTGGTGCATTGTGTGGCAGGGGGCAGCTCATGGTGTCTCTGTGGTTCTGGCTTTGCTGTGTCGTGCTCGGTTGTTCCCTCCACAAGCTCCATTGGCTCAAGGGAGGGAGCCGAGTGCTTCTCTGAACAGAAAGTTCTTCAGGCACATCGTGGCCTCCAGAAGGCTTTGCCTCTCAACAGCTGTGTGAAAGCTGTGTTGTTTTTCAGATGCCACAGCACCTTTAGTGGAGGAAGGAGACCACGAGGATCAGGGTGGTGCGGAACAGCACGGGGAGATCCCAGAAGGAACCACAGGTGAGGGAGACCAAGGTGCAGCTTCATCTCTTGATGcagacagagcagagagctggactGGTCGGTGCTGTGAGACAACACCACAAAACCTCTCACAGGGACGCTGCTTCCGATGCTGCTTCCTTCTTCTCCAAATAATTCCTCACTTAAATTGTCCTCTTGCCTTCCCCATCCTGGGGGAAACTCgcagccttttcttctctctttctctgctccaCATCTGACAATCCTTCTGTCTGGTGTCTCTGCGGTGGCTTTGGCTCCCACCCCCAGGCTCTACCTGCAGATCCGGGTCATtcctgcccctgtgccagcagcccctCGCCGCTGGTCTCCACAGGCCCTtgggctctgcccagccctcGCAGGTGTCTTTGCAGTGGCAGGTGAAAACCAGGCCACTGCAGCAGTGCTTTTAAGGATAATGCAGAGGAAGTGAAGTGACTAATTCAGCCTGAATGCCCTGTGGGGAATCACTGCACCTGGGCCTGGTTTTCCATGGAAGGATGGGGCCtttcagaggcagagcagggagtgactgtggcagtgctgtgtgtgagagagagcaGGATCTGGGAGGGCAGATCTGTGTGCGAAAAATGAGGACGTGTCCCCTGTGCCATAGCCAGTGGCTTTCCCTGGAAGCATCAGGCAGGACCTGAGAAAGATAGTGGGTGGAAAAGGGCTTCTGCCACTTCCAGACACTGAAACAAGCTCACAGCAGTGAAATTTCTGTCCTGCATCCAGTCCCCGAGCTGCTGGTGGAGCCCTGGGCTGAAACATGGAGGCTCTGGTGCAAGATCTGACTGTCCCAGGGAGCCAGTGTGTGTGTCCTgaactgcttggaaaaaaaatggggaaaacagagaaagtcCTGGTTTGACTGGAGAACTGTGACATACAAATGTAATTGTTTAAGCTGGTTTGAAAGTAGTCAtagaataaattgaaaaaatgcTGATGGAGACAAACCATCatcactgtgaagaaaaccGTGCTTCTCTGATGTACCAGTAGTCCTGAAGTTCAGGATTTCTCTAGATTTGTATCAGGCTTGGAATTACTGGTCTCACACAGCCTTGGCAGGGTTCACAGGTTGGTCACAGACACCAAGAAGGTGAGCTCAGGTAAGAGACATTCATGGGAGTGCTGCTGGCCACATGAAGGCCAGGTGGGGTAGAAGAGGGATTTAAATCCACAAGTTTCCTTGTTCCTTAACAGCCTGTTTTCTGCCTGGAAGAGCTTGTACTAACCTGCCATTTAGGATATGGAAGTTGGTGAAACACTTCTCTGGTCTGTACAGCACAGGCTGTACACAGATCCATCATCGGTGTGGGGAGATTTGCTTTCTGATACTGCCCTGCTCGTGGTACAGCAGAGATCCTGCCCATTCTGATGGGCAGCCTCGGCAGAGAGGTGAATTCATTCTCCAGGCACATGCTTAAACTTGTTTTGATcatgtttttccccttctttttctgacctgggagcagctgaagaGGCGGGGGTAGGAGCCACTCCCAACCTGGAGGATCATGCTGCAGGAGACGCCACTCAAGGTGGGTGAATCGTCTGTTGCTGGGACCAGTTGTTGCTGCCCACGTGTGCAACTGGTTGGTGGTGGCTTGGGAATTTTGTTCTGTGAGGAAatgctctgccctgcacagcagctgtgcagttCTCCCTGTTCCTGACAGAGGAGGGTCGTACACGCTTGGAATGTTCCAACACAATCATTTCAGGGAGTTGCAGCTTCTCATGCACCAGATTTCCATCTCAGATGGCCAAAGTCATGGTGCTTGTTTGTCCAGTTGCAAAACCAGGGCAttctccaggctggaagagctgatggacagagctgggatgtgccaTGACCTGAGGAACTGCTCAGATTGAGCAGAGGCAGTGTGGGCCCTGCGTGTCACACGTGAAACTAGTGCACTGTTTAATTACTGTGTCTTTCTAATGTAAAACATGACTCAAACCTAGTCACTGATACCCTGACTTTAACATTATGGGATTTTTCTCCTCATCCCAGTCTTGGGGAATGTGAGTGACAAAGCCAGGTACAGTGGGCAGTGAGTGTTCTCACAGCATTAATTACATGCCTGCTTAGGTGAGCTGAAAATTATCCAGGGACCATTTGGACCTGGAAAGCTTCTCTTGACTCTGCTCAGTTCAGACTTGATGGAAAATTGGTTTTCCCAAAGCCCCCAGTGCTGGCTTAATTCCATAGAGCAGACTGAGGGGTTGAGACTCGCCGTGATGTTTCTGTCCTGCCTGCACTGTACACCACAGCCCTAATTTAGTGCACTGTTTAAAATCTTAGTGAAAAGCCATGTTGTGAAGTAGTTTCCTGTGCAGTAAACACAACAAATCCCTCCAGTTGGGCAGTGTCTTTCCTCCTTGTGGCTCCATTAGTGCATTTAGACATCCATGTCTTTTACAGAAGTAAATAGATCTTTGCCTTCTCAGCTCAGGGTGGAATTCAGGTTGTTGTTGCTTTCCACACACAGATGAGCACAGTTCTGTgcactctgctccctgcagttAGAATAAAACCTTTACTTGCCTGGCCAGTGGTTTTTGCACTGTCAGCTCTTCTAGATATGAAATAGTGGCACCactataaaaaagaaatcagggtTGTTAGTGCTGGGGGTTGAagttctctcttctctctgcccTGGCTTTAGTGCTGTTTCTCACCAGATTTTTGCTAAGCCCTTTCTGTCCTGTCCTGGGATCTTTCAGCTGTCACGTATGAGGTCTTTGTTTGGTTGTTTCACTTAATTGTGATATTCTCTTAAAATGGGGAGGACACTGATGAAAGACCAAGTTGGTCTAGACTTCATCTATTCTCGTTTTAGTCTTGTTTGTTATTCTACCAAAGCCACAGTCGTGATCTCAGGGCTCTGGTTTAGGCTCTTTACCTGATCAGTGCTCAAAAAGTCAGGAAGGAGGACAGGGCTCTGGCCCTTGCCCAGGCCCTTGAGGCAAGAAGAGGTGGGCACTGAGCAGCAAACTGATGGTCCAGTGGTGTTagggaaaatgggaatgttCTTGGCTTTTGGAAACCTCTACAGCTAAACCAGCTCATGGAGTGCAGGGTGAACCTGGCCTCCTCCGAGCCGGGTCCAGGCAGGAATCTGGTCTCCCATGTGCTGTGGCTGTCGCTGTTCCTGATTCCTGTGGGGATCAGAGTTTCTTTGAGGGCAAAAGCCACCGTGGGAGTGAGTTGTCTGTTCAGTGGGGCGGGGTGGgacttgcttttctctctcgACTGCCGGTAGAAATCCTGAATCTCTCATGTTACGTGATGTTTGACATGCCTGTGCTAATCTCTTGCCCATGCTTCATACCCCACGTCTTCAACTCCAGGCGAGCCGAGCTCTCCAaagctccagcctggccctcAGGAGTGTGTGGGAGAGGCAGTAAAAGGTGCCAGCCAGCCCCCAGAGCAGGGAGCGGGGCTTCAGCAGCCGCCTCTGTCGCGTGAAACAAAGGCCccggcagcagctcccaccagaATCGAGGTCACCATCCCAATACCCCTGGATATGTACCAAGGCTCTGGAGCATCCGAAGGCAGCAGTGAGTTGTGGGATCAGGGAGGCAGAGAAGGCGTCGGTgtggagccagagctgggccGTGGCGTGCGCACGGAGGGtctggcaggagcaggtggCACAGGTGACCATAAAGATGGACCATCTCCTTTGTGTGCCAGAGCCCCGTTAAAAGAAGATTCCAGCGGACGGGAGAGAGATCAGGACCGGGATATTGATGAAACTTCTGAGCAAGGTTTGCCTTCCCTTGTGGATCATCGTGTTTCACTGGGACCTGAAAAGGGCTtgtgtccagcagcagccaaggagaCTCGTGAAGAACATGATGGAGAAAACAAGTCCAAAGATGTCCTCAGAGACACCCCAGGAGAGGCACTTCTGACTGAAGCTGAGTCACATAAAGCAGGAGAGGACCAAGAGGAGAAGCAACAGCCACTGGGGGGAGAAGGAGGTCTGGATGTGACCCCATCAGAGCCTTCTGAAAGTGTCTCCCAAAAAGAGGCTGAGCCCAAGGAGGGAGAAGATTCCGGGCCCGTGCTAGAAGCAGCCAAACTCCCTGCTGAGGTAGAAGATGATATGAAGGACAAAGATGCTCCTTCGGAAGAGGTTGTGCCAGATGCAGGGGGCCGCCGGACGCCCAGGAGGAAGCCCAGTGGCCTGGCTGCAGACAAGGCCACTCGTGTCCCTCTCCTCAAAGGtgtgtgctccagctgctgccctgggctcgCCTGGCTCCCGACAAGGCTGCCTgatccagcactgcagcttgcTGCCACCTCAACTCCTGCTGCTTGGAAATGGCCTGGACCTGTGCTGTGACTGATCTacaatgctgctgctccctccctgcccctccctcTTTATTTAATCCTGGATTGGATTGCCAGACCCTTGCGCTGCGGTTCCGCGTCCCTTGCATGGTGCTGGCGTGTCCCTAATCATgctttttttcacctgtttttgttttgatttccttgGATCTGTTGGGTGGGTGCCTTAACTCCCACCTGGCACCTTCCCAGAGAAGACGAGGACCGGATGGACGTGGCTCTGGCATGCTGGAGTGGGGCTAACCTGGCGTGTGCAGCTTGTTCCGGCAGGACACGTGCCATCTGGTTTGCATGTCTGATCCAATAACTCTTGGAATTGGCTTTCCtaaagaggagggaggaggaaaaaggcaaGGATGGCAGGTCTAACCATGGAAAAGCCCCCACATTGATCCTGTTTCTTGTACTTCCCCCTTAAATATCCGCTacccactgctgctggaggtacggcctgcagccagcaggacctTTTCCCACTGCCAGGCATGTCCATTGCTCTTCCAAAGCatcctgctgccatcccagctctggatggggtgtccctgggtgtgccagcacagtgctgggtttggaggttcagcaggagctgcctgtctGTCTGGAGGCATCTAAACagtgtgtggggctgggctgggctgggagggcaggcTTGGGTCAAGGTTTGAGTTCACTGAATACACGAGCATCCCTTacacctttcctttctgttttccaccTCTCCTGGGTTCAGGAATGTCCCAAGGGCCCAGCTCAGTGGCCGAAGGCAGGTGGTGCTGTGAGCTGTTAAcaagccagggcagcaggacacACGTTGGTGTCTCACCGTGTTGTAcctcagctcagctctccagGGTCTGTCCTGGGGGaagctctgccttttccccagGATCCACGTTCCAAAGGCTGGCTTGGCTGCTCCCGTTAGCCCGGGAATGCTGCTCTGGTTTGCGGCTCTTTGCTGCGTGGGGCTCATGAAGAAATTGTTCATGGAGCTTTTTCCACTGGAGCTAAAGCTCATAACATATTTCTCGTTGTTCCCTCCGGGATCAGCAGCGGGAGGCTTTGCACGTCTGCTGTGGGGCACTGGCATGGCTTGCACTGGAGCCTGGAGCCACGGCGGGGTGGGGATGCACTGCCCAGAGCCAGCCAGCTTCTGATTCAGTAGGAGAAGTTTAATTATTGAATGGTCTTTCCCTTCAAAGACAGAGATACTTGGTGGCTGTTTGGCTCCAGCCTTGCTCCAGTGTGCAGTTTAACTGAATTTGGGAGGGGTGGTGCCTCCggcagctctgggatgggtCAGTGCTGGATTAACAGCATTGTCTGTGCCTTTGGGAAAGGGCTGATCCCCCAGGACAAGTTTCCAAACACTGGGGACAATatcagcagcttctcctcccaATTAGCTGaagctggggggaaaagggcTTTGTTATGAGTGCCTTGTAGTTCCAACTTTATCTTCTCCCCATTTCTAATCTCCTAATTAGACTGACCCAGGTGGAAGGGGCACTGTGctgggaggcagggagcagcctgtCAGGAGAGATGGGAATTAACAACAGCCAGGATAAAAGTGCTCTGCAATGCCAGCTGAACACCCCCCTTAAATGAGATCACAGTGCTGCTGGACTGGGGCTTCCTTCAGCTTGAGTCCCTATTTATATGATTGTTAGAACAAGTGGGTGTTCCAGAGACTCGTGTTTAGGGTTAAAGGGAGCTTTCTGTCCTAAGCTGGATGGATCCTGCGGGAACTGGGTGGAAATCTGGGCGAAATGCTCTCACACAAACCTCGTTGGTGTGTCTGGTCTCCAGTGCTGACTAACACAGGATCATCTGCTAACACAGAAGGAATGTGTTTGTGGAGTGGGGGAAGGATTTCTGCAAGAAACGGTGACTTTGTCGTATTTCTAAGAACAGTATTGAGTTTAAgagagagcagggacagggaacaCCCCCAGCAGTGTGGTGTCCTCTCTGGAGTTTATGACCAGTCCCAAGAGGTGTAACTGTGTGTTTCCATCTGTCAGGTCGTGTTGACAAGGAAGGGACCGAAGCTGATGAAAAGAAACCCAAGGTAagctaaaaaacaaaaccaggggTGACACCTGTCCACATTCCTggcccctctcctgccctcctggCCTGCTCTTGTGCCTCTTAGGAAACCTTCCCATTATGttccatttttccatttgttttcaagagtgtttttattttttcttccctcccttggGTTTGGATGGTGCAATCCATGGGTTCTTTGAGGGTGAGGAAATGGTCCAAATCTAAATCAAACTCATGGCTCATGGGGTTGGGTGGGTGGTTGGAGAAATCATTTTCTCAGCCCaggactggaaagcagcagctgaccTTGGGGCAGGCTCAAAACTGCACTGAGGACAAGCGTAACTGTGAAAAGAGCAAAACATGccattaaaacattaaattaaataatctaGACCTTGCagatcatagaatatcctgggttggaagggatccacaggAATCATTAAATCCAGCTCCTGACTTGCACAGGACAACTCCCCAAAAAGATGCTGTGTTGTATTCTGGGTGAGGAACAGAGTTTAATAGTGGGTAAATTCCAGAAGTTTAACAATATCTGTCACACTGGTAGTTTGGAGGAGGTTTAGCTCAGCTGGCCGTTATCCTGGTTAGTGCCTGAGTGGGATAATGGACAAGCTGAGGGGAAATTCAGTGGGTGAAGATTTAAAGATGAGGGATagaattattttcaaacagTGAAATTGGTTATTTCTCTATGCATTGCCCCGGCAGTCCCAGCCATCACCTACGCCACACCCAGCTCTGTATTGCACCTTCTAATCCTATTTGATGTTGCTgatcccattttctttccttcccatgctgattttttttgtttttgttcccATTTTATTTCGTTTCCATGTCCAAGAAATCCTCACCCTGCCCTGCCAAACCCCCCGGCTCCATCCCCCCCCTCCGACACACAGCCCCTCCGAAACcaccctccagccctgcctctgcctccaAGCgagcctctcctgctgcagcccggCCTGCCGGTACAGGGACGCAGGAGACAAGAGCCAAGGTAAGGGAGCGGGGTGGGAGAGAGGCCAAGGGCACTACCTGGAGGTGTTCCTGGTCGATGGAGCTCGGCTGAGTCCTTCCCTGTCCCATGGAGAGGGTGGGATGtgcttccccctctccttcccgTGGTGAGGCCAGGCTTGGCTGCGATGTTGGTGTTGGGAGGaaccagcacagagagcacTTGCTGCAGGGTGTGACCTGCTCTCCCCAAGGTGTTCCCAGGTCCCCTCATGCCCTTCCTTGTTTGCAGCTCTGTCTGTGTTTCTGCAGACAGCAGATGAGTTtgagctgtgccagagctgcaggtgctgcacaGGGCAGAGAATGCAGCGCGCCCATGGCTAATCCTGCGGGGGGACAGAACCTCGGAGCTTTTTCCCTTTGTGGCATTCAGTCACATAAATACACCCGTGGCGAGGGAAAGCACAGGGAGTGCAGctcacagaaccatggaatcctggaatggtttgggtcagaaacgaccttaaatctcatccagtccctcccctgccttgggcagggacacctcccactgtcccaggctgctccaagccgtgtccagcctggccttggacacttccagggatggggcagccacagctgctctgggcaccctgtgccagtcaCAGATGCTGGGATTAATTTATCTTCTGTACAAAATTTTAGCAGAACAGGGGAAACCAAAGGCTGAAATTTAAAGAACAGAGGTGTGGCTGAAGCAGGTGTGAGTGTGCAGTGAATGGTGCAGCTGAAGCCAGGGGCTCACCTGGGAAAGgtcacagctgctccagcagcccaggCCTGGGGGATGGGACAGGAGGTGTGAACGGGCACATTCCAGGTGTGGGGAATCCCaggggaggaggtgggagggtCTCACGCGCTGGTATGCTGTGTCCCCAGGCGAAGACGGGCACGGCACGCACGGGGCAGGCGCAGAGGAACTCCACCAACGCCACCCGCATCCCGGCCAAGACCCCCACGGCCCCCAAGACCCCTCCCAGCTCCGGTAGGTGACGGTGGGAGCTGCGTGCTGGTGTCtgggtggtgctgctgggcagtTCCAGGGGGTTGATGACCAAACTCAGccctctcctggggctggggtgcAGAGCCAGGGGTGACCCCTCTGAATCGAGCCTTCCCAGGTGCTGCTCAATCCCCTCTGTTCATACAGTCACCAGTGTGTAGGAGACGACAGTTGCTTTATCCTGTGGGATTTCCTCAAATTTGGACGATTTAGGCAGCTCCGTTTTTTTAATCCATCTACTCGTTTTCTCTCTGACAATATTTCACAAAGAGCAGGGGCAAGAGGATCAATTCTTCGATTACAGGAATGGAGATTAGCCCATTATGCTCAGAGAAGAAAACCCCAGAAAGCATCAGGCATTGTGAATTTCCATTAAAGTGGTGCATTTCACTggatatatacatatatttcaTACTTAACCAGCACTGCATAAAACCTTAAATCAATTAATTTTCCAGCTTTATCATGTTTAAGTATCTTTCTCATTCACTAAACAggcagaaaggagcagaaaaaaacacctcctgcagcagcaaagacTGAGAAAGGTGATGTTTAAGggtcttcttttcttctttcatttccttttcaaactgGGGACAGTGCTAAGCTGCTCAGCGATCAGCTTTagttaattacagaaaataattttgtggaaGTGCTTCCAAATTTCTAATAGAAAAGTGGTTCTGAGTGTCTTTTGTCTGTAATTCATCATGCCATGCTTGGGTGGGGAGTCTTACTGATGATCCAGGCAATGGAGACCATCTTCCTTCTGGGATATTAGGAAATTGCctttaaattacagttttccCTTCAAAATGGAGTAGAAGAAAGTGCAGCCACCACCCTCCCCCTGCACTGGGAGTAGTGGGTGGGCTCTGGGACgaggcagagcagcccccacgggcagcagggagcagggaagggttCTGACCCGTGCTGTCCTGTCTGCAAACCCCAGGTGAGCAGCCAAAGTCTGGAGACAGAAGCGGTTACACCAGTCCCGGCTCCCCCGGGACTCCAGGCAGCCGTTCCCGCACCCCCTCTCTGCCCACCCCACCAGCCAGGGAGCCCAAGAAGGTGGCAGTGGTTCGCACCCCACCGAAATCTCCCGCCTCTGCCAAGACCCGCGTCCAGCCGTCGGCCGCGCCCATGCCCGACCTGAAAAACGTCA is a window from the Corvus cornix cornix isolate S_Up_H32 chromosome 23, ASM73873v5, whole genome shotgun sequence genome containing:
- the LOC104698638 gene encoding microtubule-associated protein tau isoform X4 → MEDHAPGQEKHFSSGYPLQIPVDDGSDEPVSETSDAKSTPTTEAEEAGVGATPNLEDHAAGDATQGEPSSPKLQPGPQECVGEAVKGASQPPEQGAGLQQPPLSRETKAPAAAPTRIEVTIPIPLDMYQGSGASEGSSELWDQGGREGVGVEPELGRGVRTEGLAGAGGTGDHKDGPSPLCARAPLKEDSSGRERDQDRDIDETSEQGLPSLVDHRVSLGPEKGLCPAAAKETREEHDGENKSKDVLRDTPGEALLTEAESHKAGEDQEEKQQPLGGEGGLDVTPSEPSESVSQKEAEPKEGEDSGPVLEAAKLPAEVEDDMKDKDAPSEEVVPDAGGRRTPRRKPSGLAADKATRVPLLKGRVDKEGTEADEKKPKKSSPCPAKPPGSIPPLRHTAPPKPPSSPASASKRASPAAARPAGTGTQETRAKAKTGTARTGQAQRNSTNATRIPAKTPTAPKTPPSSGRKEQKKTPPAAAKTEKGEQPKSGDRSGYTSPGSPGTPGSRSRTPSLPTPPAREPKKVAVVRTPPKSPASAKTRVQPSAAPMPDLKNVKSKIGSTDNLKHQPGGGKVQIINKKLDFSSVQSKCGSKDNIKHIPGGGSVQIINKKLDFSSVQSRCGSKDNIKHIPGGGSVQIVYKPVDLSHVTSKCGSLGNIHHKPGGGQVEVKSEKLDFKDKVQSKIGSLDNISHVPGGGNKKIETHKLTFRENAKAKTDHGAEIVYKSPTISGDASPRRLSNVSSTGSINLVDSPQLATLADEVSASLAKQGL
- the LOC104698638 gene encoding microtubule-associated protein tau isoform X8, translating into MEDHAPGQEKHFSSGYPLQIPVDDGSDEPVSETSDAKSTPTTEDATAPLVEEGDHEDQGGAEQHGEIPEGTTAEEAGVGATPNLEDHAAGDATQGEPSSPKLQPGPQECVGEAVKGASQPPEQGAGLQQPPLSRETKAPAAAPTRIEVTIPIPLDMYQGSGASEGSSELWDQGGREGVGVEPELGRGVRTEGLAGAGGTGDHKDGPSPLCARAPLKEDSSGRERDQDRDIDETSEQGLPSLVDHRVSLGPEKGLCPAAAKETREEHDGENKSKDVLRDTPGEALLTEAESHKAGEDQEEKQQPLGGEGGLDVTPSEPSESVSQKEAEPKEGEDSGPVLEAAKLPAEVEDDMKDKDAPSEEVVPDAGGRRTPRRKPSGLAADKATRVPLLKGRVDKEGTEADEKKPKAKTGTARTGQAQRNSTNATRIPAKTPTAPKTPPSSGRKEQKKTPPAAAKTEKGEQPKSGDRSGYTSPGSPGTPGSRSRTPSLPTPPAREPKKVAVVRTPPKSPASAKTRVQPSAAPMPDLKNVKSKIGSTDNLKHQPGGGKVQIINKKLDFSSVQSKCGSKDNIKHIPGGGSVQIINKKLDFSSVQSRCGSKDNIKHIPGGGSVQIVYKPVDLSHVTSKCGSLGNIHHKPGGGQVEVKSEKLDFKDKVQSKIGSLDNISHVPGGGNKKIETHKLTFRENAKAKTDHGAEIVYKSPTISGDASPRRLSNVSSTGSINLVDSPQLATLADEVSASLAKQGL
- the LOC104698638 gene encoding microtubule-associated protein tau isoform X18, which produces MEDHAPGQEKHFSSGYPLQIPVDDGSDEPVSETSDAKSTPTTEDATAPLVEEGDHEDQGGAEQHGEIPEGTTAEEAGVGATPNLEDHAAGDATQGRVDKEGTEADEKKPKKSSPCPAKPPGSIPPLRHTAPPKPPSSPASASKRASPAAARPAGTGTQETRAKAKTGTARTGQAQRNSTNATRIPAKTPTAPKTPPSSGRKEQKKTPPAAAKTEKGEQPKSGDRSGYTSPGSPGTPGSRSRTPSLPTPPAREPKKVAVVRTPPKSPASAKTRVQPSAAPMPDLKNVKSKIGSTDNLKHQPGGGKVQIINKKLDFSSVQSKCGSKDNIKHIPGGGSVQIVYKPVDLSHVTSKCGSLGNIHHKPGGGQVEVKSEKLDFKDKVQSKIGSLDNISHVPGGGNKKIETHKLTFRENAKAKTDHGAEIVYKSPTISGDASPRRLSNVSSTGSINLVDSPQLATLADEVSASLAKQGL
- the LOC104698638 gene encoding microtubule-associated protein tau isoform X20; amino-acid sequence: MEDHAPGQEKHFSSGYPLQIPVDDGSDEPVSETSDAKSTPTTEAEEAGVGATPNLEDHAAGDATQGRVDKEGTEADEKKPKKSSPCPAKPPGSIPPLRHTAPPKPPSSPASASKRASPAAARPAGTGTQETRAKAKTGTARTGQAQRNSTNATRIPAKTPTAPKTPPSSGEQPKSGDRSGYTSPGSPGTPGSRSRTPSLPTPPAREPKKVAVVRTPPKSPASAKTRVQPSAAPMPDLKNVKSKIGSTDNLKHQPGGGKVQIINKKLDFSSVQSKCGSKDNIKHIPGGGSVQIVYKPVDLSHVTSKCGSLGNIHHKPGGGQVEVKSEKLDFKDKVQSKIGSLDNISHVPGGGNKKIETHKLTFRENAKAKTDHGAEIVYKSPTISGDASPRRLSNVSSTGSINLVDSPQLATLADEVSASLAKQGL